Sequence from the Minwuia thermotolerans genome:
ATCGCGGCCTTGCTTCGGGAGGCCGGCTGGCAGATCAACGACAAGCGGGTCGAGCGCCTCTGGCGGCGCGAGGGGTTGAAGGTACCGGCCCGGCAGCCGAAGAGGCGGCGGCTGTGGCTGGGCGACGGATCCTGCATGCGGCTGCGGGCAGAACGGCCCAACCATGTCTGGTCCTATGACTTCGTCCACCACCGGACACATGATGGCCGGACCTTCCGGACCTTGAACGTGCTGGACGAGTTCACGCGCGAGAGCCTGGCGATCCGGGTTCGCCGGAAGCTCTCGTCGGTCGATGTGATCGACGTCCTGACGGACCTGTTCATTCTCCGCGGTCCACCGGCCTTCGTTCGCTCCGACAATGGCCCCGAGTTCGTCGCCGAGGCCGTGCGGCGCTGGATATCAGCGGTGGGCGCCAGAACGGCGTTCATCGAGCCGGGGTCACCCTGGGAGAACGGCTTTATCGAGAGCTTCAATGCCCGGTTCCGGGACGAGCTGCTCGACGGGGAAATCTTCTACACGCTGAAGGAGGCGCAGGTGGTCATCGAACAATGGCGCCGTCACTACAACACGATCCGACCGCACAGCCGTCTCGGCTACCGACCACCGGCGCCGGAGGTCATCATTCCGCCAGGCTGGCCGTCAGGCTCCGCTCCGCTTCACCAGCCGGCCGGCTTGGCGGCAAAGCCGCCCATGCACTAACATTCCACCCGGACCAATCGCTGGGGGCTGGTCA
This genomic interval carries:
- a CDS encoding IS3 family transposase (programmed frameshift) translates to MARKRHKPEEIVGKLRQADVLHSQGMSMADAIRQLGISEVTFYRWRREYGGMSGDQLRRLKELEKENERLRRAVSDLTLDKQILSEAAKGKLLSPSRRRRCIDHVRRRLRISERRACRVLGQHRSTQRHLPRGRDDEARLVADMIELARQYGRYGYRRIAALLREAGWQINDKRVERLWRREGLKVPARQPKRRRLWLGDGSCMRLRAERPNHVWSYDFVHHRTHDGRTFRTLNVLDEFTRESLAIRVRRKLSSVDVIDVLTDLFILRGPPAFVRSDNGPEFVAEAVRRWISAVGARTAFIEPGSPWENGFIESFNARFRDELLDGEIFYTLKEAQVVIEQWRRHYNTIRPHSRLGYRPPAPEVIIPPGWPSGSAPLHQPAGLAAKPPMH